Within Myceligenerans xiligouense, the genomic segment CACGGCTCGACCGACCGATCACGGTCGCGGCGCTTGCCGCACACGCGCGCCTGGCGCCCCGCACGTTCCTGCGCCGCTTCGCCGAGGAGACCGGCAGCACCCCGATGCAGTGGATCCTCCGGGCGCGGGTCGACACCGCCCGCGAGCTCCTGGAGAACACGAGGCTGCCGATCGACCGCATCGCGGAGCAGGTCGGCCTGGGAACCGGCTCGAACCTCCGGCTGCATTTCCGCCGGCTCCTGGACGTGTCCCCCTCGGAGTACCGGGCCACCTTCGCCGGCCGAGGCTAACCCTCGGCCGGCGTCGGGAGCGTTTCGCTACGCGATGCGAGGAGGTAGCGCAGCGGTCTCGCCCGCCACGTCGATCGCGACCTTGCCGTGCAGTGCGTACGAGCGCCTGTTCTCCAGGAGCTCGTGAGCCTCACCCATGCGCGCCAGCGGAAGGGTCGCCCCGATGACCGGCCTCACCAGACCGCGCTCGACCAGAGCAGTGAGCGCGTCCAGCTTTCCTCGGTTCTGTCGGGTGAAGACGAAGTGGTACGCGGCGTTCTTGCCCCACGCCTCGATGAGGTTCTGCGGCTGCGCGATGTCGACGATGCTCACGACGCGTCCCCCGTCGGCCAGCGCCAGTGGGCTCCTGGTGAGCGTGTCGCCACCCACCGTGTCCAGGACGATGTCGGCCCCCTTGCCTCGGGTCAGCTCGGCGACGGCATCGACGTAGTCGGTCGAGGTGTAGTCGATCGCCGCATCCGCCCCGAGAGAGCGCACGAACTCGTGCTCGCTGGCTCTGGCCGTGGTGATCACTCGAGCGCCCATGGCCTTGGCGACCTGGACCGCGATCGTGCCGACACCACCCGCGCCCCCGTGGACGAGGATCGTCTCCCCTACGGTGAGCCGTGCCCGCGTCACCAGGCCCTCCCAGACCGTTCCGCCGACGAGCGTCAGGCTCGCCGCCTCCAGGTGAGTGATGTTCTGCGGCTTGTGGCCGACGAGGTCGACGTCGGCGACGTGCTGCTCGGCGTACGAACCGGGCCCGCCGAAGATCCGGGGCGTGTAGTACACCTCGTCGCCGACGCGGAACTCGGTCACGTCGGATCCGACCTCCTCGATCACACCGGAGATGTCATGCCCGGTGATCGCGGGCAGAGGC encodes:
- a CDS encoding zinc-dependent alcohol dehydrogenase family protein is translated as MTDTMKAVVLARFGGPEVFELRDVTVPQVGPRQVRVRVHATAVNPLDFQIRRGDYAEHVPLPAITGHDISGVIEEVGSDVTEFRVGDEVYYTPRIFGGPGSYAEQHVADVDLVGHKPQNITHLEAASLTLVGGTVWEGLVTRARLTVGETILVHGGAGGVGTIAVQVAKAMGARVITTARASEHEFVRSLGADAAIDYTSTDYVDAVAELTRGKGADIVLDTVGGDTLTRSPLALADGGRVVSIVDIAQPQNLIEAWGKNAAYHFVFTRQNRGKLDALTALVERGLVRPVIGATLPLARMGEAHELLENRRSYALHGKVAIDVAGETAALPPRIA